A portion of the Chlamydia avium 10DC88 genome contains these proteins:
- a CDS encoding N-acetylmuramoyl-L-alanine amidase, translating to MIGKLYVKFYRWHKVYGLLIFCILGRSYGEGNESVPLQRVRRNEVIFIDPGHGGKDQGTASKESHYEEKSLTLSLAFAVQSYLKRMGYKPVLTRTSDVYVDLSKRAALANQGKADIFVSIHCNYSSNSSAFGTEIYFYNGKYTTAERARSSEALAKHLLNAMQKHGALKSRGVKEGNFAVIRETLMPAVLVETGFLSNSRERAALLDARYRMHLAKGIAEGIHTFLTGPDFQKMNSMNVKNKKNSVRAG from the coding sequence ATGATAGGGAAGTTGTACGTGAAGTTCTATCGTTGGCATAAGGTCTATGGTTTACTTATATTCTGCATATTAGGAAGAAGTTATGGAGAAGGTAATGAGAGCGTTCCGCTTCAACGTGTTCGTCGTAATGAAGTGATTTTTATTGATCCAGGACATGGTGGTAAGGATCAGGGAACAGCAAGTAAAGAGTCCCATTATGAGGAGAAGTCACTTACTTTATCATTAGCATTTGCTGTTCAGAGTTATCTTAAGCGCATGGGATATAAACCTGTTCTTACACGTACTTCTGATGTATATGTGGACTTAAGTAAAAGAGCTGCTTTAGCTAATCAAGGTAAGGCGGATATTTTTGTTAGTATTCACTGTAATTATTCATCTAATTCATCAGCTTTTGGCACCGAGATCTATTTTTATAATGGGAAGTATACAACTGCAGAGCGAGCGCGTTCTTCTGAAGCTTTAGCCAAACACCTTTTGAATGCCATGCAAAAGCATGGAGCATTGAAAAGTCGGGGAGTGAAAGAGGGAAACTTTGCTGTTATTCGGGAGACCTTAATGCCAGCGGTACTGGTTGAAACGGGATTTTTATCAAATTCTAGAGAACGAGCTGCTCTTTTAGATGCTCGTTATCGTATGCATCTTGCTAAAGGCATTGCTGAGGGAATTCATACGTTTCTCACGGGTCCAGATTTTCAAAAGATGAATTCAATGAATGTGAAAAACAAGAAAAATTCTGTTAGAGCTGGCTAG
- a CDS encoding DUF5399 family protein encodes MVEIFNYSASVYEKHASNNKAVSDFRKEVHMEGVAIRDVAKHAQILDMTPKPSALSSLMQTNQKTHWAFFSPPENFYKQRFSTPYLAPSLGSPDQQDHDIEKISSYLKVLTRGKFSYQSRVTPFLAYGDQKEDHEDRKDHETEDLEEDVLVQEGKILLKAIDLGLKSSNIMIDYVISRIFQFVQG; translated from the coding sequence ATGGTAGAAATTTTTAATTACAGTGCATCTGTTTACGAAAAACACGCTTCCAACAACAAGGCAGTAAGTGATTTCCGCAAGGAAGTTCACATGGAAGGTGTAGCAATTCGTGATGTTGCAAAGCACGCCCAAATTTTAGATATGACACCTAAGCCCTCAGCTTTGTCATCTCTAATGCAAACAAATCAAAAAACACATTGGGCCTTCTTTTCCCCTCCGGAGAATTTTTATAAACAACGTTTTTCTACTCCCTACCTAGCTCCTTCATTAGGATCCCCCGATCAACAAGATCATGATATAGAAAAAATTTCTTCTTATCTAAAAGTTCTTACTCGTGGAAAATTTTCTTATCAAAGTCGTGTCACTCCTTTCCTCGCATATGGTGATCAAAAAGAAGATCATGAAGATCGTAAAGATCACGAAACAGAAGATCTCGAAGAAGATGTTTTAGTCCAAGAAGGAAAAATTTTACTTAAAGCCATTGACTTAGGGTTAAAATCTTCTAATATCATGATCGACTACGTAATTTCTCGTATTTTTCAATTTGTTCAAGGCTGA
- a CDS encoding bactofilin family protein — translation MFRRSGKSPFEDVQTLYEEDTPSHANYSYSRTERLDSPPNLFDTPKSVETRPLSSYPVNEEPQKWSAPSEIDSHFLMSEEPETTLGEGVTFKGELAFERLLRIDGTFEGILVSQGKIIIGPKGYVKADIQLQDAIIEGIVEGNISVTGKVELRGEAIVKGDIQATTLCVDEGVRLLGHVSISGLPEDLQKD, via the coding sequence ATGTTTCGTAGAAGTGGAAAAAGCCCTTTTGAAGATGTGCAAACACTATATGAAGAAGATACACCTTCCCATGCCAACTATTCCTATTCACGAACAGAACGTTTAGATTCCCCACCTAATCTTTTTGATACTCCAAAATCCGTAGAAACGCGACCTCTATCTTCTTACCCCGTAAATGAAGAACCCCAAAAATGGTCAGCTCCATCAGAAATAGACTCCCATTTTCTCATGTCGGAAGAACCAGAAACTACTCTAGGAGAAGGAGTGACCTTCAAGGGAGAGTTAGCTTTTGAACGCTTATTACGTATTGATGGAACTTTTGAAGGAATTTTAGTTTCTCAAGGAAAAATCATTATTGGACCCAAAGGCTATGTAAAAGCAGATATCCAACTTCAAGATGCTATTATTGAAGGTATTGTTGAAGGCAATATTTCCGTTACCGGAAAAGTCGAATTGCGTGGAGAAGCAATAGTTAAAGGAGATATCCAAGCAACTACTCTGTGTGTTGATGAAGGTGTGCGTCTTCTAGGTCATGTATCTATTTCAGGTCTTCCTGAGGATCTACAAAAAGACTAA
- the dnaA gene encoding chromosomal replication initiator protein DnaA, with translation MLTCSECNTWEQFINYVKTRCSKTAFENWISPIQVIEETQEKIRLEVPNIFVQNYLLDNYKKDLCSFVPLNAQGEPALEFVIAEIKKTPPPPARESQTLSLENLEEPKDFELKLNALYRFDNFIEGPSNQFVKSAAMGIANHPGRSYNPLFIHGGVGLGKTHLLHAVGHYVREHHKNLRVHCITTEAFINDLVHHLRVKSIDKMKNFYRSLDLLLVDDIQFLQNRQNFEEEFCNTFETLINLNKQIVITSDKPPSQLKLSERIIARMEWGLVAHVGIPDLETRVAILQHKAEQKSLHIPNEIAFYIADHIYGNVRQLEGAINKLTAYCRLFGKSLTENVIRDTLKELFRSPEKQKVSIESIFKSVATVFQVKLQDLKGNSRAKELVLARQVAMYLAKTLITDSLVAIGSAFGKTHSTVLYACKTIEEKIKKDEILMRQINLCKNHIVG, from the coding sequence ATGTTAACCTGTAGCGAATGTAATACTTGGGAACAGTTTATCAATTACGTAAAGACACGTTGCTCAAAAACGGCATTTGAAAACTGGATATCTCCTATTCAAGTCATAGAAGAAACCCAAGAAAAAATTCGTTTGGAAGTTCCCAATATCTTTGTTCAAAATTACCTTCTCGATAACTATAAAAAAGATCTGTGTTCTTTTGTTCCTCTAAACGCCCAGGGTGAACCTGCTTTAGAATTTGTCATTGCAGAAATAAAAAAGACTCCCCCACCTCCTGCCAGAGAATCACAAACACTTTCCTTAGAAAATCTTGAAGAACCTAAAGATTTTGAACTCAAACTTAATGCTCTTTATCGCTTTGACAATTTTATAGAAGGTCCATCAAACCAATTTGTCAAATCTGCTGCTATGGGAATTGCAAATCATCCTGGACGTTCATATAATCCTTTATTCATTCATGGTGGCGTTGGATTAGGTAAAACTCACTTACTTCATGCTGTAGGACATTATGTTCGAGAACACCATAAAAATCTCCGAGTACACTGCATTACTACAGAAGCCTTTATCAATGACCTTGTTCACCACTTAAGAGTAAAGTCTATTGATAAAATGAAAAATTTCTATCGTTCTTTAGATTTGCTTCTAGTTGACGATATTCAATTTTTGCAAAATAGACAAAATTTTGAAGAAGAATTTTGTAATACTTTTGAAACTTTAATTAATTTAAATAAGCAGATTGTTATTACTAGTGATAAGCCACCCAGCCAATTGAAATTATCCGAGCGTATTATAGCAAGAATGGAGTGGGGTTTGGTTGCACATGTTGGCATTCCTGATTTGGAAACACGAGTTGCTATTTTACAACATAAAGCAGAACAAAAAAGCCTACATATCCCTAATGAAATTGCTTTTTACATTGCTGATCATATTTACGGAAACGTTCGACAATTAGAAGGAGCAATTAATAAGCTCACTGCTTATTGTCGTTTATTTGGAAAATCTCTTACAGAAAATGTTATCCGTGACACCTTAAAGGAACTTTTCCGTTCTCCAGAAAAACAAAAAGTTTCCATAGAAAGCATATTCAAAAGTGTTGCTACAGTCTTTCAAGTCAAATTGCAAGACCTTAAAGGTAATTCACGTGCAAAAGAACTTGTTTTAGCACGTCAAGTTGCTATGTATCTAGCAAAAACGCTAATTACTGATTCTTTAGTTGCTATTGGTTCTGCTTTTGGAAAAACACACTCCACAGTACTCTATGCATGCAAAACAATAGAGGAAAAAATTAAAAAAGATGAAATTTTAATGCGACAAATTAATTTATGTAAAAACCATATTGTTGGCTAA
- a CDS encoding Na(+)-transporting NADH-quinone reductase subunit B produces the protein MLKRFVLSIWKICQKDKLRRFTPIADAIDTFCYEPIHVPSSPPFIRDAVDIKRWMTLVVISLFPVIFFAIWNAGTQSLIYSSGNAQLMETFLHVSGFRSYLAFVCHDIGIFSILWAGCKIFLPLLIISYSVGGACEVLFAVIRKHKIAEGLLVTGILYPLTLPPTIPYWMAALGIAFGVVVSKELFGGTGMNIFNPALSARAFLFFTFPAKMSGDVWVGSNPIKIKESLMAMNTGKSVIDGFSQSTCLQTLNSTPPTVKRIHVDAIASNILQLTHVPSEQALQTQFSLWTQSHPGLVLNKLTLTQLQEFVTAPVSEGGLGLLPTQFDSAYSITDVIYGLGKFSSGNLFWGNILGSLGETSTFACLLGAAFLIITGIASWRTMLSFGIGAFLTAWLFKIFSILIIGKHGAWAPARFFIPAYRHMFLGGLAFGLVFMATDPVSSPTMKLAKWLYGFFIGFMTIIIRLINPAYPEGVMLAILLGNAFAPLFDYFAVRKYRQRRV, from the coding sequence ATGCTTAAGCGATTTGTTCTTTCGATCTGGAAAATTTGTCAAAAAGACAAACTTCGTCGTTTTACTCCAATTGCAGACGCTATTGATACATTTTGTTACGAACCTATTCATGTCCCCTCGTCTCCTCCCTTTATTCGGGATGCTGTAGATATTAAACGCTGGATGACACTCGTAGTTATCTCTTTATTCCCAGTAATATTCTTCGCAATCTGGAATGCAGGAACACAATCTCTTATCTACAGCTCGGGAAATGCCCAGCTTATGGAAACATTCTTACATGTCTCCGGATTTCGTAGCTACCTCGCATTTGTTTGTCATGATATCGGTATATTTTCTATTCTTTGGGCAGGATGTAAAATCTTTCTCCCTTTACTCATCATTAGTTACTCCGTAGGAGGAGCTTGTGAAGTCCTCTTTGCAGTAATAAGAAAACATAAGATAGCTGAAGGTCTCTTAGTCACAGGAATCCTCTACCCACTTACATTACCTCCAACAATTCCCTATTGGATGGCTGCTTTAGGTATTGCCTTCGGCGTCGTTGTTAGTAAAGAACTGTTCGGAGGAACAGGAATGAATATCTTCAATCCTGCGCTATCTGCACGTGCTTTTCTATTCTTCACCTTTCCAGCAAAAATGAGCGGTGATGTATGGGTTGGAAGTAACCCAATAAAAATTAAAGAAAGCCTGATGGCTATGAATACAGGGAAATCTGTAATTGATGGCTTTTCTCAATCTACATGTTTGCAAACACTAAACTCTACTCCACCTACTGTCAAAAGAATACATGTTGATGCTATAGCATCAAATATTTTACAACTCACACATGTTCCCTCTGAGCAAGCATTACAAACACAATTCTCCTTATGGACACAATCTCATCCGGGTTTAGTATTAAATAAGTTAACTCTAACGCAATTACAAGAGTTTGTCACGGCTCCTGTGAGTGAAGGGGGACTAGGTCTTCTTCCCACACAATTTGATTCTGCTTATTCTATTACTGACGTGATCTATGGATTGGGAAAATTCTCTTCAGGAAACCTATTTTGGGGAAATATCCTAGGTTCCCTAGGAGAGACATCTACCTTTGCTTGCTTATTAGGAGCAGCTTTTTTGATAATTACAGGTATCGCTTCATGGAGAACAATGCTCTCCTTTGGTATTGGAGCTTTTCTTACCGCCTGGCTATTTAAAATCTTCAGTATTCTTATCATAGGAAAACATGGGGCTTGGGCACCTGCTCGCTTTTTCATTCCAGCCTATCGTCATATGTTCCTGGGAGGTTTAGCCTTCGGCCTTGTGTTCATGGCAACAGATCCTGTATCCTCCCCCACCATGAAACTAGCAAAATGGTTATATGGATTCTTCATTGGATTTATGACAATAATTATCCGATTAATTAATCCTGCTTATCCTGAAGGAGTCATGTTAGCCATTCTTCTTGGCAATGCCTTCGCTCCCTTGTTTGATTACTTTGCTGTCAGAAAGTACCGACAGAGGAGAGTCTAA
- a CDS encoding tetratricopeptide repeat family protein, whose amino-acid sequence MLDNEWKAILGWGDEELEELRISGYSFLRQGHYKKAILFFEALVILDPLSIYDFQTLGGLYLQVGKNAEALAVLDHALRMQGDHLPTLLNKTKALFCLGRIEEASAIAVYLTSCDQPLIANDAEALLMSYANRTIKKIATISK is encoded by the coding sequence ATGTTAGATAATGAGTGGAAGGCTATTTTAGGATGGGGAGATGAAGAACTGGAAGAGTTACGCATTTCAGGATACTCATTCCTCCGTCAAGGACATTATAAAAAAGCTATTCTTTTTTTTGAAGCACTTGTCATTTTAGATCCTCTTAGTATTTATGACTTTCAAACTCTCGGAGGATTATATTTACAGGTAGGAAAAAATGCTGAAGCTCTAGCTGTTTTAGATCACGCCTTGCGAATGCAAGGAGACCATCTACCTACGCTACTAAACAAAACAAAAGCACTTTTTTGTTTAGGTCGTATTGAAGAAGCTTCAGCTATTGCTGTTTATCTTACTTCATGTGACCAGCCTCTGATTGCTAATGATGCAGAAGCTCTGCTAATGAGTTACGCAAATAGAACCATTAAAAAAATCGCAACCATTTCTAAATAA
- a CDS encoding UDP-N-acetylmuramoyl-L-alanyl-D-glutamate--2,6-diaminopimelate ligase — protein MDLKQLLKNINAKVYGKVSSVEVRNITKDSRHVGVGDIFIACRGMKHDGNAFSLLAVQNGAIAILSSLYNPFIPVVQVVSSDLPLLEAEISAKYYANPSKKLVVVGITGTNGKTTVSHLIKFLFDSYNYHSGLIGTIAHDLGNHFVQDGFTTPESCLLQKYLAEMVKNSLSVAVIETSSIGLVQQRLASIDFDVGVFTNITLDHLDFHGSFENYIEAKLQLFSLLPSHGLAVVNADSPYKLRFLESTRARPVTYSINTPSDYQARNLRCSPFGTQCDVVYCGESFPCVLPLIGDYNVYNALAALAVIHQWLDCDFQHCLRLLSCVSPPRGRLEPVVNTPCPVYVDYAHTPDALDNVCKTLHGILPEQGKLIIVFGCGGDRDRSKRKIMAQVAEVYGFSVVTSDNPRSESPEAIIEDICSGFVKRNFSVKIDRKQAITYALSIASDRDIVLVAGKGHETYQVFKHQTIAFDDREVVREVLSLA, from the coding sequence ATGGATTTAAAACAGCTTTTAAAAAATATAAATGCGAAAGTGTATGGGAAAGTTTCTTCTGTAGAGGTTAGAAATATTACTAAGGATTCGCGTCATGTGGGTGTTGGGGATATTTTTATAGCTTGTCGAGGAATGAAACATGATGGGAATGCTTTTTCTCTCCTTGCTGTGCAAAATGGGGCTATAGCCATTCTGTCTTCATTATACAATCCTTTTATTCCTGTAGTTCAAGTGGTATCTTCAGATCTTCCTTTATTAGAAGCGGAGATATCGGCGAAATATTATGCCAATCCTTCAAAAAAGTTAGTAGTCGTTGGTATTACAGGAACTAATGGGAAGACTACAGTATCCCATTTAATTAAGTTTTTGTTTGATTCTTATAATTATCATTCAGGATTAATAGGAACTATTGCACATGATTTAGGTAATCATTTTGTTCAAGATGGGTTCACTACGCCTGAGTCATGTTTATTACAGAAATATTTAGCAGAAATGGTGAAAAATAGTCTTTCTGTAGCTGTGATAGAAACATCGTCGATAGGGTTGGTTCAGCAGCGTTTAGCTTCTATAGATTTTGATGTTGGGGTATTCACTAACATCACCCTAGATCATTTGGATTTCCATGGTTCGTTTGAGAATTATATAGAAGCGAAATTACAATTATTTTCTTTGTTACCTTCACATGGATTAGCTGTTGTTAATGCAGATAGTCCTTATAAGTTGCGATTTCTGGAGTCAACAAGAGCACGTCCTGTAACTTATTCCATAAATACTCCTTCGGATTATCAGGCACGTAATTTACGTTGTTCTCCTTTTGGGACACAGTGTGATGTAGTGTATTGTGGAGAAAGTTTTCCCTGTGTTTTGCCTTTAATAGGAGACTATAATGTTTATAATGCACTTGCAGCATTAGCAGTTATCCATCAATGGCTGGATTGTGATTTTCAACATTGCCTGAGACTGTTATCTTGTGTTTCTCCCCCTCGAGGACGCTTAGAGCCTGTTGTGAATACTCCTTGTCCTGTATATGTTGACTATGCGCACACTCCAGATGCTTTGGACAATGTGTGTAAAACATTACATGGAATTCTTCCCGAGCAAGGGAAATTGATTATTGTTTTTGGTTGTGGAGGCGATAGGGATCGTAGCAAAAGGAAGATCATGGCACAAGTAGCGGAAGTGTATGGTTTTTCTGTTGTGACTTCAGATAATCCTCGTAGCGAGTCCCCAGAGGCGATTATTGAGGATATTTGTTCGGGTTTTGTAAAAAGAAATTTTTCTGTCAAAATCGACAGAAAACAGGCAATTACATATGCTTTGTCCATTGCCTCAGATAGAGATATAGTGTTAGTTGCGGGTAAAGGGCATGAGACATACCAAGTCTTTAAGCATCAAACTATTGCCTTTGATGATAGGGAAGTTGTACGTGAAGTTCTATCGTTGGCATAA
- a CDS encoding HU family DNA-binding protein translates to MATMTKKKLISTISQDHKIHPNHVRTVIQNFLDKMTDALVKGDRLEFRDFGVLQVVERKPKVGRNPKNAAVPIHIPARRAVKFTPGKRMKRLIETPSKNS, encoded by the coding sequence ATGGCTACCATGACTAAGAAAAAACTGATTAGTACAATATCTCAGGACCATAAGATTCATCCGAATCATGTGCGCACTGTAATCCAGAATTTTTTGGATAAGATGACAGATGCCCTAGTCAAAGGTGATAGATTGGAATTTAGGGACTTTGGTGTTCTACAAGTGGTAGAGAGGAAACCTAAAGTAGGTCGTAATCCTAAAAATGCTGCTGTCCCCATTCATATTCCTGCAAGACGTGCTGTAAAATTTACTCCAGGAAAACGGATGAAACGCCTGATTGAAACTCCTTCTAAGAATTCTTAA
- the rsmH gene encoding 16S rRNA (cytosine(1402)-N(4))-methyltransferase RsmH: MSGASLHIPVLLQECLSFFSDQYPKMFCDVTLGCGGHAEAFLSSYSSIHLYDASDRDLSVLPLARERLKEFGERVRISHASFQDLSQDSSRDNLYDGILADLGVSSVQLDTLSRGFSFQGDDHVLDMRMDTSQGRTASEILNTLDEETLGRIFREYGEEPHWKKVAKSIVHFRRHRKILTVNDLKEAASKALPSYRFRRKIHPLTLVFQALRVYVNQEDVQLKVLLESAIRWLAPRGRLLIISFCSSEDRPVKWFFRQAQDQGLGKILTKKVVTPTYEEIYKNPRARSAKLRCFEKAVL; this comes from the coding sequence ATGTCTGGTGCTTCTCTTCATATTCCTGTTTTACTTCAAGAGTGTTTGTCTTTTTTCTCTGATCAATATCCAAAAATGTTTTGTGACGTAACTCTAGGTTGTGGAGGTCATGCTGAGGCATTTCTCTCTTCTTATTCTTCAATTCATTTATATGATGCTTCAGATAGGGATCTTTCTGTTTTGCCTTTGGCTCGAGAGCGCTTGAAGGAATTTGGAGAACGTGTGCGTATTTCTCATGCTTCTTTTCAAGATCTTTCCCAAGATTCTAGTAGAGATAATTTATATGATGGGATACTTGCTGATTTAGGTGTTTCCTCTGTACAACTAGATACATTATCTCGGGGGTTTAGTTTTCAAGGTGATGATCATGTTTTAGATATGCGGATGGATACTTCCCAAGGCAGGACGGCAAGCGAAATACTGAATACTTTAGACGAAGAGACTCTGGGAAGAATATTCCGTGAATATGGAGAAGAACCCCATTGGAAAAAAGTAGCCAAATCCATTGTACATTTTCGTAGGCATAGAAAGATTCTCACAGTAAATGATTTAAAAGAAGCGGCAAGTAAGGCTCTTCCTTCTTATCGTTTTCGTAGGAAGATACATCCTTTAACTTTAGTATTTCAGGCATTGCGTGTGTATGTAAATCAAGAGGATGTGCAATTGAAAGTATTATTAGAGTCTGCTATCCGTTGGCTAGCTCCTCGAGGTCGTCTTTTAATCATTTCTTTTTGTAGTTCTGAAGATCGCCCTGTGAAGTGGTTCTTTAGGCAAGCACAGGATCAAGGATTAGGTAAGATTCTTACTAAGAAAGTAGTTACACCAACTTACGAGGAAATCTATAAAAATCCTAGAGCACGCTCAGCAAAATTACGTTGCTTTGAAAAAGCTGTCTTATGA
- a CDS encoding peptidoglycan D,D-transpeptidase FtsI family protein, with the protein MNHRKYLTMITCGVLLFYSLLILRYYKIQICEGEHWAIEALGQHEFRVKDPFRRGTFFSQINVCKGEQERFQPLAVDITKFHLCLDAVAIPECHRDDIAKKIFTLVGENNYEQIRREFDKKSRHRKLVLWLDHVERDRVLHWWKKYAAKHKLPSNALFFISDYQRSYPFGKLLGQVLHTLRDIKDEKTGKAFPTGGLEAYFNHILEGEPGERKLLRSPLNRLDVDKITKIPQDGADVYLTVNPCIQTIAEEELEKGVKEARAQGGRLILMNSHTGEILALAQYPFFNPSDYKDFFNDKKKIEYTKVTSVSDVFEPGSIMKPITVAIALLANEEMERRTGKSLFDPNDPIDVTRTVFPGRKQFPLKDVSLNRRLNMYMAIQKSSNVYVAQLADRIVQNLGNLWYEEKLSVLGFGKKTGIELPGEASGLVPSPKRFHIHGIPEWSLSTPYSLAMGYNLLVTGMQMVRAYAILANGGYDVHPTLIKKIVASSGEEYVLRNHEKGDRLLSQEIVDQVLRAMRFTTYPGGTGFRASPKDYSSAGKTGTTEKLIQGKYDKRRHISSFIGITPIYPQESCVPLVMLISIDDPDHGVREDGTKNYMGGRCAAPVFARVADRVLPYLGVKEDKKTYDYTKEVFAMKSLYEEWNRSGK; encoded by the coding sequence ATGAATCATCGTAAATATTTAACTATGATTACTTGTGGGGTATTACTTTTTTACTCTCTTCTTATCCTACGTTATTATAAAATCCAAATTTGTGAAGGAGAGCACTGGGCAATTGAAGCTCTTGGTCAACATGAATTCCGTGTCAAAGATCCTTTTCGTCGAGGAACGTTTTTTTCCCAGATAAATGTATGTAAAGGTGAGCAAGAACGGTTCCAGCCTTTAGCTGTGGATATTACTAAATTTCATTTATGTTTAGATGCTGTTGCTATTCCTGAGTGTCATCGAGATGATATAGCAAAGAAAATATTTACCTTGGTTGGTGAGAATAACTATGAACAAATACGGAGGGAATTTGATAAAAAATCTCGTCATCGTAAATTAGTTCTTTGGTTAGATCATGTTGAACGTGATCGTGTTCTCCATTGGTGGAAGAAGTATGCTGCAAAGCATAAATTACCTTCTAATGCATTATTTTTTATTTCTGATTACCAGCGTTCTTATCCTTTTGGTAAACTATTAGGTCAAGTACTTCATACTCTAAGAGATATTAAAGATGAAAAAACAGGAAAAGCATTTCCTACAGGAGGATTGGAAGCTTATTTCAATCATATTTTAGAAGGGGAACCTGGAGAGCGTAAGCTGTTGCGTTCACCTTTGAATCGTTTAGATGTGGATAAAATTACAAAGATTCCTCAAGACGGTGCGGATGTCTATCTTACCGTGAATCCGTGCATACAAACTATTGCAGAGGAAGAGTTAGAAAAGGGAGTTAAGGAAGCTCGTGCACAAGGAGGCCGTCTAATTTTAATGAACTCCCATACAGGGGAGATTCTAGCTCTTGCGCAATATCCTTTTTTTAATCCTTCGGACTACAAAGATTTTTTTAATGATAAGAAAAAGATAGAGTATACCAAAGTCACTTCAGTTAGTGATGTGTTTGAACCGGGTTCAATTATGAAACCCATTACTGTAGCTATAGCCCTGCTCGCTAATGAAGAAATGGAAAGAAGAACAGGGAAATCTCTTTTTGATCCTAACGATCCTATTGATGTTACGCGCACAGTATTTCCTGGAAGGAAGCAATTTCCTTTGAAAGATGTATCTCTAAATCGTCGTTTGAATATGTATATGGCGATTCAAAAGTCTTCCAATGTTTATGTTGCTCAGCTTGCGGATCGCATTGTTCAAAATTTGGGAAACCTGTGGTATGAAGAAAAGTTATCAGTCCTAGGTTTTGGTAAAAAAACAGGTATTGAATTGCCAGGGGAAGCTTCGGGTTTAGTTCCTTCTCCTAAGCGTTTTCATATTCATGGTATTCCAGAGTGGTCGTTATCTACTCCGTACTCTCTAGCTATGGGATATAATCTTCTTGTTACAGGAATGCAGATGGTGAGAGCTTATGCTATTCTTGCTAATGGAGGATATGATGTGCATCCAACCTTAATTAAAAAAATCGTAGCTTCTTCTGGAGAGGAATATGTGTTAAGGAATCATGAAAAAGGAGATCGGTTGCTTTCTCAAGAAATCGTAGATCAGGTGTTAAGAGCTATGCGTTTCACAACGTACCCTGGAGGCACTGGATTTCGAGCTTCTCCTAAAGATTACTCTAGTGCAGGCAAAACAGGAACAACAGAGAAGTTGATTCAAGGCAAGTATGATAAACGGCGTCATATTTCTTCATTTATTGGTATTACTCCTATATATCCTCAAGAATCTTGTGTTCCTTTGGTGATGTTGATTTCTATTGATGATCCTGATCATGGTGTAAGGGAAGATGGAACAAAAAATTATATGGGAGGTCGGTGTGCAGCTCCTGTATTTGCACGTGTTGCTGATCGTGTTTTACCTTATCTTGGGGTTAAAGAGGATAAAAAGACATACGATTATACTAAGGAGGTGTTTGCGATGAAATCTTTATATGAAGAATGGAATCGTTCAGGGAAATAG